A single Methylomonas sp. AM2-LC DNA region contains:
- the nifD gene encoding nitrogenase molybdenum-iron protein alpha chain, whose protein sequence is MAAMTKEETEALIQEVLEIYPEKAQKDRAKHLAVNDQSLEKANKCITSNRKSLPGVMTIRGCAYAGSKGVVWGPIKDMIHISHGPVGCGQYSRAGRRNYYVGTTGVNAFGTMNFTSDFTEKDIVFGGDKKLAKLIDEIEVLFPLNKGISIQSECPIGLIGDDIEAVAKQKHKEHGKTVVPVRCEGFRGVSQSLGHHIANDAIRDWVLDARDGAETDTFQSTAYDVAVIGDYNIGGDAWASRTLLEEMGLRVVAQWSGDGTIAEIENTPKVKLNLIHCYRSMNYIARHMEEKYHIPWIEYNFFGPTKIAESLRRIASHFDDSIKEGAERVIKRYEVEYNAVIEKYKPRLQGKRVMLYIGGLRPRHVIGAYEDLGMEVVGTGYEFGHNDDYDRTIKEMGNATLLYDDVTGYEFEEFVKRVQPDLVGSGVKEKYIFQKMGVPFRQMHSWDYSGPYHGYDGFAIFARDMDMTINNPCWKNIKAPWKTDISNSEPVKAVA, encoded by the coding sequence ATGGCCGCCATGACCAAAGAAGAGACCGAAGCGCTTATTCAAGAAGTGCTTGAGATCTATCCCGAAAAAGCTCAAAAAGATCGTGCCAAACATTTGGCCGTAAACGATCAAAGTTTAGAGAAAGCCAATAAATGTATTACGTCCAACCGTAAATCTCTTCCAGGCGTAATGACCATTCGTGGTTGTGCGTATGCTGGCTCTAAAGGGGTGGTTTGGGGGCCAATTAAAGATATGATCCATATCTCACACGGTCCAGTCGGCTGCGGACAATATTCCAGAGCAGGACGCCGTAACTATTATGTTGGTACCACTGGCGTAAACGCTTTCGGTACCATGAACTTTACTTCTGATTTTACAGAAAAAGACATTGTGTTTGGTGGCGATAAAAAACTTGCCAAACTTATTGATGAAATTGAGGTCTTGTTCCCGCTAAATAAAGGCATCTCAATTCAATCAGAATGCCCAATCGGCCTCATCGGTGATGACATCGAAGCGGTTGCCAAACAAAAACACAAAGAACACGGAAAAACCGTGGTACCTGTGCGTTGCGAAGGCTTCCGAGGTGTATCACAATCACTGGGTCACCATATAGCAAATGATGCTATTCGCGACTGGGTACTAGATGCCCGTGACGGCGCAGAAACCGATACATTCCAAAGCACAGCCTACGATGTTGCAGTCATAGGTGATTACAATATCGGTGGTGATGCATGGGCTTCACGTACTTTATTGGAAGAAATGGGTCTACGCGTGGTTGCTCAATGGTCAGGAGACGGTACTATTGCAGAGATTGAAAATACCCCCAAAGTTAAACTCAATCTGATCCACTGTTATCGATCAATGAACTACATTGCCCGGCATATGGAAGAAAAATATCACATCCCCTGGATAGAATATAACTTCTTTGGACCCACCAAAATTGCCGAATCATTACGCCGTATCGCCAGCCACTTTGATGACAGTATCAAAGAAGGCGCTGAACGCGTCATTAAACGCTATGAAGTTGAATACAATGCTGTAATTGAGAAATACAAACCTCGCTTGCAAGGCAAACGTGTCATGTTATATATCGGTGGTTTACGTCCTCGCCATGTTATTGGTGCCTACGAAGACTTAGGTATGGAAGTGGTAGGAACCGGTTACGAATTTGGTCATAACGATGATTATGACCGCACCATCAAAGAAATGGGTAATGCTACTTTACTTTATGATGACGTAACAGGTTACGAGTTTGAAGAATTCGTTAAAAGAGTGCAACCTGATTTAGTGGGTTCTGGCGTTAAAGAAAAATATATTTTTCAGAAAATGGGTGTACCGTTCCGCCAAATGCATTCATGGGATTATTCAGGCCCTTATCATGGTTATGACGGCTTTGCCATCTTTGCCCGCGATATGGACATGACTATCAATAACCCCTGTTGGAAAAATATCAAAGCTCCTTGGAAAACTGATATTAGTAACAGCGAACCAGTAAAAGCAGTCGCATAA
- the nifH gene encoding nitrogenase iron protein, with translation MALRQCAIYGKGGIGKSTTTQNLVAALAEMGKKVMIVGCDPKADSTRLILHAKAQNSIMQMAADAGSVEDLELEDVLKVGYGDVKCVESGGPEPGVGCAGRGVITAINFLEEEGAYTDDLDFVFYDVLGDVVCGGFAMPIRENKAQEIYIVCSGEMMAMYAANNISKGIVKYANSGSVRLAGLICNSRQTAREDELIMQLAQRMGTTMIHFVPRDNVVQRAEIRRMTVIEYEPTAKQADEYRQLAQKIFHNKNLVIPTPITMDELEELLMEFGLMEEEDESVIGKSAVVA, from the coding sequence ATGGCATTACGTCAATGTGCTATTTACGGCAAAGGTGGTATCGGTAAATCGACCACTACCCAAAATTTAGTTGCTGCTTTGGCAGAAATGGGTAAAAAAGTAATGATCGTCGGTTGCGACCCTAAAGCCGATTCTACCCGTTTAATTCTACATGCAAAAGCACAAAACTCTATCATGCAAATGGCAGCAGATGCCGGTAGCGTGGAAGATCTAGAACTGGAAGATGTATTAAAAGTGGGTTACGGCGATGTTAAATGCGTCGAATCCGGCGGTCCAGAGCCAGGAGTAGGTTGTGCTGGTCGTGGTGTTATTACTGCCATCAACTTCCTTGAAGAAGAAGGCGCATACACAGATGATCTAGACTTCGTATTCTACGATGTACTAGGTGACGTTGTTTGCGGCGGTTTCGCGATGCCTATTCGCGAAAACAAAGCACAAGAAATTTACATCGTTTGCTCTGGCGAAATGATGGCTATGTATGCAGCTAACAATATTTCTAAAGGTATCGTTAAATACGCTAACTCTGGCAGCGTTCGTTTGGCTGGTTTGATCTGTAACTCACGACAAACAGCTCGTGAAGACGAACTAATCATGCAATTAGCTCAAAGAATGGGTACCACTATGATCCATTTCGTACCACGTGACAACGTTGTACAACGTGCTGAAATTCGCCGTATGACAGTTATCGAGTACGAACCAACTGCTAAACAAGCTGATGAATATCGTCAATTAGCACAAAAAATCTTCCATAACAAAAATCTGGTCATCCCTACCCCAATTACTATGGATGAATTAGAAGAACTGCTGATGGAATTCGGCTTGATGGAAGAAGAAGACGAAAGTGTGATCGGTAAATCAGCTGTTGTAGCGTAA
- the nifK gene encoding nitrogenase molybdenum-iron protein subunit beta gives MSQQVDNIQASYPLFRTDEYKENLTNKRENYEERHPQETIDEVFQWTTSTEYQELNFNREALTVNPAKACQPLGAVLCALGFEKTMPYVHGSQGCVAYFRTYFNRHFKEPISCVSDSMTEDAAVFGGQKNMFAGLENAKALYKPAMIAVSTTCMAEVIGDDLNAFINNAKKEGHIDQDYPVPYAHTPSFVGSHTTGWDNMFEGIARYFTLNFMEGKEVGSNGKINFVPGFETYLGNFRVIHRMMKEMGVDYTLLSDPTEVLDTPADGEFRMYAGGTTMDEVKDAPNAMDTILLQPWQLEKTKKLLQTTWKHDVPKLEIPMGLEWTDNLLMKVAEITGKPIPRSLEIERGRLVDMMTDSHAWLHAKRFALYGDADFALGMTKFLLELGVEVTDVLVNSANKRWKKACEELLKSSPYGQNATVHVGKDLWHFRSLMFTNKPDFMIGNSYGKFIQRDTLYKGEAFEVPLIRIGFPIFDRHHLHRMTTLGYEGGMYILTTLVNSVLEVLDKDTRGMGTTDYNYDLIR, from the coding sequence ATGAGCCAACAAGTCGACAATATTCAAGCAAGTTACCCTTTGTTCCGTACAGACGAATACAAAGAAAATTTAACTAACAAACGGGAAAATTACGAAGAACGTCATCCGCAAGAAACCATAGATGAAGTTTTTCAATGGACCACCAGCACTGAATATCAAGAGCTGAATTTTAACCGTGAAGCCTTAACTGTTAACCCTGCTAAAGCCTGCCAACCTTTGGGCGCAGTACTCTGTGCACTGGGTTTTGAAAAAACTATGCCATATGTACATGGCTCTCAAGGTTGCGTGGCTTATTTCCGCACCTATTTTAATCGGCACTTTAAAGAACCCATTTCTTGTGTTTCTGATTCAATGACAGAAGATGCTGCTGTATTCGGTGGACAAAAAAACATGTTTGCTGGTTTAGAAAACGCCAAAGCACTCTATAAACCAGCCATGATTGCAGTTTCAACAACTTGTATGGCTGAAGTGATTGGTGATGACTTAAATGCGTTTATCAATAACGCTAAAAAAGAAGGTCATATCGATCAGGATTATCCAGTGCCTTACGCCCATACACCAAGCTTTGTGGGTAGTCATACGACGGGTTGGGATAATATGTTTGAGGGCATAGCGCGTTATTTCACCCTGAATTTCATGGAAGGTAAAGAAGTCGGCTCCAACGGTAAAATTAACTTTGTACCTGGCTTTGAAACCTACTTAGGTAATTTCCGTGTAATTCATCGTATGATGAAAGAAATGGGTGTCGATTACACCTTACTGAGTGACCCCACTGAGGTATTAGACACACCTGCCGACGGTGAATTCCGCATGTATGCTGGCGGCACAACGATGGACGAAGTGAAAGATGCTCCTAATGCGATGGACACCATTTTGTTGCAACCTTGGCAATTGGAAAAGACTAAAAAACTGCTACAAACCACTTGGAAACATGATGTGCCTAAACTCGAAATACCTATGGGTTTGGAGTGGACTGATAATCTATTAATGAAAGTTGCAGAAATTACAGGGAAACCAATTCCCAGATCACTGGAAATTGAACGTGGTCGCCTTGTCGATATGATGACCGATTCACATGCCTGGCTACATGCAAAAAGATTTGCCTTATATGGGGATGCGGACTTTGCCTTGGGTATGACAAAATTCTTGCTAGAGTTGGGCGTTGAGGTGACCGATGTATTGGTTAACAGTGCCAATAAACGTTGGAAAAAAGCCTGTGAAGAACTATTAAAATCTTCACCTTATGGGCAAAATGCTACAGTACATGTTGGAAAAGACTTATGGCATTTTCGCTCTTTAATGTTTACCAATAAACCTGACTTTATGATTGGAAATTCTTATGGTAAATTCATCCAAAGAGACACCTTATATAAAGGAGAAGCTTTTGAAGTGCCTCTGATCCGTATCGGTTTCCCCATTTTCGATCGCCACCATCTACATCGCATGACCACCTTAGGTTACGAAGGTGGCATGTATATATTGACCACTTTGGTCAATTCGGTATTGGAAGTGCTGGATAAAGATACGCGTGGCATGGGTACCACCGATTACAACTACGATTTGATTCGCTAG
- the nifT gene encoding putative nitrogen fixation protein NifT encodes MPSVMLRKREDGKLLFYVAKKDLEETIESLEFDSPDKWGGEVVLGDGSRYHFEILDAAPKLPLTLQAKRL; translated from the coding sequence ATGCCCAGCGTCATGTTAAGAAAACGCGAAGACGGCAAATTGCTGTTTTATGTAGCTAAAAAAGATTTGGAAGAAACCATCGAGTCTTTAGAATTTGATAGCCCTGACAAATGGGGTGGCGAAGTGGTGCTTGGTGATGGTTCACGATATCATTTTGAAATATTAGATGCTGCACCAAAACTTCCCCTTACTTTACAAGCAAAACGTTTATAA